AAGAATCTTGTCACAATAAGAAAGTTGaattactatattatttatattttttttcaaaattatagtattatagaaaattaacaaaaataaaaaaaatcttattaaatatcaaatttgcgTTATCACTCTCTTTTCATCCTTTCTTTTCATCCTTACCTTACTTTTTCCTTTCACCCATAGGAAATTTATTTCGAGTTCCATACCCACTAATTTTCCCCCTTTCAACTTCATTCTATTAGAGAAATGTACTTGAACAAAGAAATGTTAAAAGATTTTGAGACGTGTAAATCACTTTTTTTAAGGGGATATTTGCCCCCACTGATTATAtagtgttataaatatatgataaatcaCATTCAAGAtacaacaaaatttcaaaaataatagtcAACATTACTAAATGCTCTCTCAAAAAAACacaagaatgaataatattgGTGTAATATGTTGAACTAAAGAGAAAGTAAGATTGTATggagaaattagaattaattaaaaaatattattcaagtCTCAATTTATAGACATGGAACAACATGTCCATTGACACCAAGAGGCATGATTTTTTAGCTAAAAGTTATGTTTTAAAACATAACTTTTCGATTAGATATATCTAAGCTTGGATTATCATaacttttagtttaaattaaaataacataacttTTGAGAGCAAAAATTATGTCAGTTTTGTAGGATCATGTCTTAACGTGTTAAGAGTCATTACTAGGCTATATATATTCATagtttcttaaatttttcttccaaaatttcTACAAACTAAATATAGCCTATTAACCCATACAACACTAATTTTGATTTTCGACATCTTATTCCACTAATCTCACATTAGATGCTAGAAGTAGAAATGATAGCATCAACTTCCACACCATCTCATTTTGAATTCGAGTATTCGATAGTTGaaattcaagttaatttgaCCTCAAATAAGAATGCCCTTGCTAATGTCAAGCTCAAATcagtcaatatatatatatatatatatataaaactgtCCACAAGAAAAGCTCAGGTGTGATAATGTTAGTGAGAtatcaattttgattataatttgaattgactaaaataatattgttttgtttaatttaattgattaaaataattgtaaatcTTCCAAACTTGAGcggtaaatttaaaatttaaaatttaattaaatttccttCTTGGGGGGCCGCCGCCGAAGAAGGAAAATTCCATCCATGATGAGGCTTGGCCAGCTGACAGCAATGGCTACCACATTAATTTGCATGTCATTTTCTCTCTCTGTATTGGAGTCTCGTCCAATAATTTCACTCCCGTCTAATCACCTCCAACTCCTTTTGCTTCTACTTTGAGACTCCTTTTCCAAACAAAACTATAGCTCAAGATAATCAGAAACCATTAGCAGAACACAATTGCAGTGTCAGTATTAAGATTTCTTTGATGGGCTTTAACCACTTTCATCAATGGCGACTTACCCTCTCagcttctccttcttcttcatctcttcatctctttgtATTGTTTTGATGCTTTGTCGCCGACCGATCACtcgttttcatcttcttctcatttttcttcactCTCTTTTATAACCCACatctttcctcttctttttttttcgttCTTTGTTGGAATTGGAAgagattagatttttttttacgGATTTTGGTGATGGCATCGGTGTTCATATACTATGTGGTGGGAGATCTGACGGTGGGGAAGCCGGAGCTGACGGAGGTTTGTGAGACGGAGACGCTGGAGACGGCGATTAAGGCGATTGGGGACTCGACGGAGTGTGGAATTCCGGTGTGGAAGAAGAAATCGCTGGTGGGGATTGAGAATAATGAGATGAGGCAACAGAGGTTTGTGGGTATTCTTAATTCTTTTGATATTGTTTCGTTTTTGGCTAAAGCTGGGTTTTTGGAGGATCAAGATAAGGCTATGAAGACTCTGGTTTCTGAGGTTGTTGTTCCTAATAATTCGCTGTTGAGACAGGTTGACCCTGGCACACGGTtagtcttaatttttttttttttaattcaattttgaatttgctTCTATTGacgttaaaattttatttggaatTATATGTTAGTTTTAGTTACAAATACGAATACTGTTGTGATCcaatgtttgattttattgattCATGTATCTTTATTTGAGGTATTGATACTGGCAAGAACCAAGTGAGCGATGTTATAATTGATTCGATCAATGGTAGCATTACACTTTGGTTAATTCTAATTCATGATTTGTGTGTTTGATACAAAAGTTGCGAGAATGACACCCTAAAATCTAGTCGAAGAGATTGGAGAATCCTAACTTCTGAGTCATATAAAGCCCTCCGCCTGAAGACATACTTTCTGATGAGTATCAAAGTCCTATACCTTACACTTTAGATTGTAACATTATTCATATATGTAActtaaatttaggttttttttttttttttgtacatatatatatatatatatatatatatatatatatatgttgaaatacatGTCTTGGTGGTAATGTTATGAATTGTGATGATTATTGAAGAGACAAAGTTTATAAGTTTAGTGTTTCTCTtggaataattaaataattgtttctCTGTTGCATACTTTGTtcgtataattatttatctattttttgcatttgtatactgtaaaattattttagcaTATTAGTATTTGggttgttttcttgaaatgaatgcTTTTGATACTCATTAATTGTGTGTTCGGTTGTGATGATTCATGTCCATTTATTGGAGGTAGATATTTTTAGTTTGTCTTTTATAAAAAGATGGTGTGACATCGTCATATCAATTGGTATGGGATTACCTTTAATAATTTACGAGAAGGCACACTTATTAATTCTAAAAAGAATGCAATGAAGCTGCAAATTGGTTAGAAGGGTCCCATTGACAATGATGAATTGATTTGATGAGTCACAATAGATATCACTAAATTCATTATCTCTTGATTTATGAAAACCTTTAATATTGTTTACTCTCTTGTGAGTTATGGATAAAATCTTTATGTGTCTTCCTTTTTAGAGTTCATCAATGctcaattttgtttgatttttacttagttgatttgtttgatgaaatgatatcaTATTGTATTCAGTCATGTTCATATTTTCGATTTTCAAAAAAGATTAACATAATATAATCCACTTTACACCATTTAAGTCTAAGACGCTCAGATTAGGACattcattttgttttacttttttctgAACTCcctttattaatgatatttttagtgATGAtagtaatatgatttttttttttccttacttgATCTTGTTGATGGCCTCTTATGTAACTTTGTTGGTCTCTAGTTTTGGCATACCAAATATGTGCACTGTTCTCTATTgctacttttcttcttctcagtGTTAAAATGCACATTTTGAGGTGTCTTCTGGTTCAGTTGTgttgtttctgtttttgttctcttttaCTTGAAAGTCAgcaattaatttcttttcactTCAATGGTAACTGGTTAGATATACTATTTTCTGGGTCACTATTTCATAAATGCAACATATGATTTTGCAGGAGGTTAGACAGAGGATATGACATCCGGAATTTTATTGCAACCAATTTGACCTCATATAATTGTGCATTGTAAACTTCAATACTTTTTGTGTTTTGCTTGGAATCTCTCAAAATATTAATCGTTAAACATATGGTTCGATTTCATTTTTGAGTCGTGTTATCTTTCTGACTTATACTTAAAGGTATCAAGCTGCTCTTAGTCTGATAGCTTATATCTTTGATACTGTTTCTATTGCCTGTTATGATCATTAGCATTTAGTTCCTTAGAAACTGACTTCCGGTTAGGGGACAATCCTGAAAAGATTATGAGGGGGAAACTGTATATTCACCCTGTGATCATGAATAATCTTTAAGGGTATGTTTGGCAATGCAGTTTACACTGGGCTGCACAGATTCCTTGCAGCATTGTCTTGTATTTAATATAGTATTGAATTGAACAAGTTTATTCATAATGTATAAGTTTCATTTACACTAAAAGTCTGATAGAAATCAAGTCGAATAAAtcctattttaatatttttatttagttatggaatatatatgagttttattgatgataatgaaattaattagtaAATAGATATCTTTGTACTATTAATTATAATCTCTCTTAACCAATTATAGCAATTAGGAAATTAAgtcacattatatatatatattgagtgAATCTCCCTTTGAATAGTGTGCTTTAACAAATACTAATATCTCAATTTATCCAATCTTTGCCCTAGCTGAAGTTTTTCCAAATGCAAAACAAGACTGATAACATTGAATGCAACTTCAGGGCGTTGTGCTATATAGTTTTGTCCAATAAACATGCTCTAActatattgtttttgttttaatattttttccacAGGGCATAATTGGTTGGCATGACTGTACAACACAAAACTTaggtttgaattaaaatcttttatcctTGCACTCAGCCCATGCTCACGTAGGATTGGCTTagaatttaaaatcttgtagaCTTTAGTGCAATAAGTAGATTACCATTCCCCTAATTTATTTTGTATCGTGTAGGCATAGAGtcattggattttttttctatattaaaaatgaaccattacttaattattatatttcttctttAGTTATTATGATTAAATCAATCATAGCATTTAAGTAATTGGTCCtacttattaatatatatattttaatttactattgaaaatataatatttagtgAAATCAAAAGTATTTATCATATAAAGATTGCCCAATTTGGTATGCATTACACTTGGTTGTTTGTAGTTTTAGCATATTGCATTGATGGaattcctatatatatatgaaacaattggaggaaaaattaaaaattttaaagatttaagtGGGCTTGTTCATCAACCAACTGAATAGAACATCCAATGTTTGTATCCACTGCCAGGTTTTTTGACGTATATTAATAAACAAGAGGTTAATTTTTTGTCTATAAGTTGgttaatattttggttttaaatcttctcttcataatgTTTACTCGATAGGCTAAAGTTATAGTGTTTATTAGAAGAATTGTTAATGTCATTGTGGTGAACGTTCATTATTGATAGCAGAAAGTTGAGATTGGTGTTGCTTACCATCTTTGAACTGAAAGAATGTTTTCAGGTGCGCTACATAGTTTTTGGTTCTAGTTCACTGAATAAAAACTGGGGGACAATTCTTTTGACAAATACTCAAGTAGTCTTTCATTTGTACATTGTTATTGAATGTCTTGTTCAAGCACGTATTGTTCTCTTGGAATTTCATTGAACCCAAGGGGTTTAAATTCTTGCATTCTTGCACTGGTTACCAAGCTATGCTATTAATTTAAGACTGGGGAGTTGGAAGGATAAATAGCTGGATTTTTACTCATACGTAACTGCACAAACAATCCTTTCTTGTAGAACTTCAGTGACATCAATCCATAATTTTGGGGTTGTAATTGATAGATTCATCTGGTACCCTTTCTCGCAGATTCACTATAAAACCCATGATTAACTATCCATTTATTGtcgaagcttatgaagagaagattcctcccggaaaaccataaacaagatctttacctcaagctacacacccttaagcaaggaagtgatggagtagaacATTATATAAGAgtgtttgagaagctattaatgaggagtgagctgtcggaagtaaaggagcaaaccattgcaagatttattggaggattaaatcaagacattgctcatatggtggagttgcaaccatattgcacttttgaagatgtgtgtaagttggctattaaagtggagaagcaaaagaaggccatgaagcccatggtttccaagtcattctccaaagggacattatttaataaaagcatattttttaccaagggaactaccttctataaaggttccccatcctataCAAATGctattgattcttcttccaaggagaaaggcaaggaaaaaatggtggaaccaactaaggacaagcctaatatggtgaagaccaacctctctagcaaaaagtgctttaaatgtcaaggctatggacacttctaAGCTGAATGctctaata
This is a stretch of genomic DNA from Mangifera indica cultivar Alphonso chromosome 11, CATAS_Mindica_2.1, whole genome shotgun sequence. It encodes these proteins:
- the LOC123228946 gene encoding CBS domain-containing protein CBSX6-like isoform X1 — translated: MASVFIYYVVGDLTVGKPELTEVCETETLETAIKAIGDSTECGIPVWKKKSLVGIENNEMRQQRFVGILNSFDIVSFLAKAGFLEDQDKAMKTLVSEVVVPNNSLLRQVDPGTRCENDTLKSSRRDWRILTSESYKALRLKTYFLMSIKVLYLTL
- the LOC123228946 gene encoding CBS domain-containing protein CBSX6-like isoform X2 — encoded protein: MASVFIYYVVGDLTVGKPELTEVCETETLETAIKAIGDSTECGIPVWKKKSLVGIENNEMRQQRFVGILNSFDIVSFLAKAGFLEDQDKAMKTLVSEVVVPNNSLLRQVDPGTRRLDRGYDIRNFIATNLTSYNCAL
- the LOC123228946 gene encoding CBS domain-containing protein CBSX6-like isoform X4; its protein translation is MASVFIYYVVGDLTVGKPELTEVCETETLETAIKAIGDSTECGIPVWKKKSLVGIENNEMRQQRFVGILNSFDIVSFLAKAGFLEDQDKAMKTLVSEVVVPNNSLLRQVDPGTRYR
- the LOC123228946 gene encoding CBS domain-containing protein CBSX6-like isoform X3; translated protein: MASVFIYYVVGDLTVGKPELTEVCETETLETAIKAIGDSTECGIPVWKKKSLVGIENNEMRQQRFVGILNSFDIVSFLAKAGFLEDQDKAMKTLVSEVVVPNNSLLRQVDPGTRSSDVPRQTNPYQN